Below is a genomic region from Acidobacteriota bacterium.
GCCGCCGAGCGTATGCAAATCGGCATCGAGGTTCGTGATGCGGCCGGTCGGAGCAATTTCCATCAATTTCCACGGAGTCGCGGGAATATCGTCGGAACCGCAAACGGCGGTCAACGGGCGACCCAGAATCGAGGTTTCAGCGCATTCCAACAATGCTGCTGCCGCAGGATTGGCGCGAATAACGCGACCAGACCGGTCGGTCAGGAACAGGGCTTCGGACATGGATGAGATGACTTGCTGGAACAGATCGCGCGTTTCGGAAATTTCCGCCGTCCGCCGTTCCAATTCAAACTGCGCGTTGGTCAATTCGGCATACGCGCTTTGCAGATTGGCGAACATGTCCGGCCAGGCGGCTTCGTGCAATCGGCGGGCGTTGTCTTCGCGTTCTTGTTCATCATTCCTGAATTTCCAGCTTGGGAGTCGCATGCAAAACCTCCTACGGGGTTAAGGGTCAAAACTTCGTACTGCTCTGAGCAAATCAATTCCGGTGAATTCTTCCGGTCGTCCGAAATCTTCTATCAGGGGCGTCGAGAGCATGGCTTTTTCGTATGGACCGGGCATACCAAAAGCATCCTGTGGCGAACTCATCCATCCAGAGGCGGTGATAATCTGGTAATTGACCACCTGACTGTTGGCGATCATCAGGTAGTGCATCAAGCTGCCCTGACCGTCTTCCCAAAATCCGACGCCCAGAGCTTCCTGTGGAACGCGAAAGCGGCTGGACATGGCCGTTTCGCCTCGCTGCAAGGAATCAAATGCCTTGAGCAAATAGGTTAAGGCAACCACCGAACAATATCCGACGTGATACGCCCGCGCCCGAATGCGTTCCAACGCGTTTGCGCGTTCGGGAATCTGCCAAACCATGCGTGTTGCTGTGAGCTGAAACTTGGGCAAATCAATTTCCAGCCCAGCGCCTTTGCCCGGCGAGCCAATCACGTGAATAAATTCGTTCTTCAATTTGCCGGTGACAGCCGTCACCCACTGCCGGGCCAACGCGCCGGTTTCCATCGCCTCACGATCCCAGCGCGGTGCGGTTTCCCAGGTGTACGTCCCATCCCACTCAACCGCATCCGGAACCGGAATCGTCAATTTATTCCAGGGATGCAGTGGAGACAGTGGAACCCCCAGTGGATCACTTTTCAGCGGATGACCATTCCAGGCCGAAAAGAACGAATGATCTGCAAACTCTTCAATGCCAGCACTGATTTCCGCCAGCTTGTTCGTTCGCAATTTGCCTTTGACGATAACGCCGGGCGTTGCCATTCGCCGTTCGCCCCAGGCATTGCATTTGTCAAACCGCGCTTCGTACGCCGCAGGATCATCCCACAACCCGCTGCTGATGAAGTTTGCCTGCGTTTCCCCCACATGCTGAAACCGTGGATCAGCGGCATAAAGGAACTCAATCAGGTCGTCCCACACGGCGACGATTTTTTTGGAGTAATCCACCAGTTGATTGATTCGCCCCAGCACGTTTTGAAACGTTGCGCGATTTGCTTCAATGCCGACTCCGCCTGGAAAAACCGACGACGGATGCGGATATTTGCCGAACACCAGAGCGGCGACTTCGGCAGCGGTGCGCGTCAGATGCAAGGCTTCGCGATAAAGATTGCCGCTGAACGGGTTCAGGGCGGACATGATTTCGCCAACCGTCCGAAACCCATGAAACACTTCGCCAGCCGCGGAAGTTTGCTGCGCAACTAACCAAAACGACGGATTGGTTCGCGCAACTGCCGTTTCGGAATAATCCGGCCCCGCAACCAAAAACAAATGTCGGACGTGTGAAGCCAGCAATTCCGCAGCGGCTCCCAGCGAACGCACGATGGTTGCCAGTGGCGGAGGCGTGACGCCATACGCCATTTCCAACGCTTGCGCGGCAGCGATGGAATTTGCGCCGCTCCCCTGCCCACGAAGCCTGCTGGCAATTGCAACCGCATCGCTCGGCGCACGATCTTTCAAGATCAATTCCTGGCCGCCAAAAGTCGTGCTTTCCACTCTGGCGTCAACGACTTTGCGCTTGTCGAAATCAATCAGCGCCTTCAGTCCCAGCGGCTCCGAAGCGCGCGTCAGCGGATCAATTTCCAATCGGTACACGTGCGGATTGTTACTCGCTTCCTGTAAAAACCGTTCCCGTTCGCTGGTCTTTTGCGGATGCGACGCCAGCTTCAATCCGAATGGATCAGCCACCGTCACGACGCGCATCCGCGCCTGGCCAGTTTTGTCGAATTCGATTGGTAAGTTGTTGAAAACCATTCTGTCAGGTGTCAGGTGTCAGGTGTCAGGTGTCAGGTGTCAGGTGTCAGCAGCTAAATCATAAAATCTAGCATCTGTCATCCATCATCCAACACCTGCTTCAGGGATCGAAACTTCGCACCGTTCGCAAAATATCCACGCCGGTCAAATCTTCCGACCGCGCGCATTCTTCCAGCAAAGGCGTATTCATAATCGCCGCTTCATAAATGCCCGGAACCCCGACGGCGTCGCGCGGAGACCCCATCCACTCTGTCGGCGTGATAATTTGATAATTCATCAACCGTCGTTCGGCGATTGCCAGATGGTGCGTTATTGCACCGCGCCCGCATTCCCAAAACCCAACGCCAATCGTCGTTTTTTCCGGCACGCGGAATCGTTGTGACAAATTGACTTCGCCACGGCGAATGTAATCAAAGCCCTGCAGCAAATTGGCGTAGGCGACCATTCCGGCATACGCCACTTGATAGGCCCGCGCGCGAATTCTCTCCAAGGTATTCGGTCGTTCCGGAATCAGCCAGCGAACCGTAATCGGAGGCAACTGCCCTTTTGGCAAAGCGATTTCCATTAAACGGCGACTGGTGGTGATGAACTCGCAATTCTGATTTGCACTGACGGTATTGATCCACATTCGGGCCAGCGCGCCGGTTTCCATCGGTTCCCGATCCCAACGCGGAGCCGCCGCCCACGAATACTGTTTACGCCAATCGCGTTCCACAGGCGCTGGAACTGTTTGCTTGTTCCATGGATGATTGGGCGACAATGGCCCGCTCATCGGATCGGTCTGAAAACTTTGCTCTGACCAGTTTTGATAAAACGAATGATCCACAAACTCTTCGATGCCGATGTTAATGTCGCTCAACCGCGAAGTCCGCAGTTCACCATTGACCATCACGCCGGGCACGGCCATTCGCCGCTCGCTCCAACTGTTGCAGTTGATGTAGCTGGCGTCATAACTTTCCGGATCGTCCCACAACCCGACCGAAAGCAGATTGCCGGGCAATTCGCCCACACGACGATAACGCGGTTCGGCATCGTAAAAGAAATCCACCAGATCGTCCCAAATGGCGACGACTTTTTTGGCGTAATCCAGTAGCGTATTGACGCGGCCTAGAACCTGATTGAGCGACTCCTTGTTCGCTTCGACGCCGATTCCGCCGGGAACCACTCCCGAAGGATGCGGGTATTTGCCCAACATGACGGTCACGATTTCGCGCGCGAGCCGCATCATCTGCAACGATTCCAAATACAAATGTCCACTGAGCGGATTGAGACCGCGCATGACTTCGGCAATTGTGTCCATCCCGTGAACTTCAACGCCGGGCGCCGGAGTCTTTTGTGCCTTGCCCCAAAGCGGCAAACTGGTTCGACTGATCGCGGCTTCTGAATAATCCGGCCCGGCCAGCACGAACAAATGATGCGCGCTTTCGCCGATGACTTCGCCGCACGAACCCAGATTGCGCGCAATAATCGCGAGCGGAGGCGGCGTCACACCGCAAGCCATTTCCAGCGCCATCGCTGCCGAAACCGTGTGCGCGACGCTGGACGTTCCGCGCGCGCGGCTGGCAATGTGAACCGCGTCGGAAGGCTCGCGGCCTTTGGCGATCATCTCGTACCCGCAAAACTGCGCGTTTTCGATTTGCGCATCCAATACGCGGCGCTGTTCAAAATCCACCACTGCGTGCAGCGACATATTTCCCGCAACGCGCGTGACCGGCGAAACATTGAAGCTCCAAACGTGTTTGTTGTCCGCCAACTTTTCCAATGCGCGTTCCCGATTGAGCGCTCGCTGAATACGCGGGTCGCCATTCACGCTGAACGGCGCGACGGCATCTTCATCGCGCAGATGCGCACGACCGTAAACATCGAATTCGATTGGCAGACTTCTGAATGTCACAAAAATTGATTCAGGTCGCGCAGCAACAAAATCGCCGGTTCATTTCCCATTTACCGTCTTCCATATTCAATTTGTCATCGCTTCTGCCAGCATTGGACAAATCATGAATGACAAATGGCAAATGTTCGTCGAGAGATTGCCAGCTTAACTTTGTGTTGAGCGATTGAAAGCCTGTGAGGGTAGGCCAAGCTCAAGAATAAAGTGCCGCAGAACGCCGTTCGCATCGTTGATTTTTAGGCATCGAATGGGATGCAGGGCTTTTCTTTCAACGATGCTGATCGAAAGTTCCGGTCAAAAAGCCGGGTCTGGCCGTGCCAGCGCCATGTATTGATCTACAAAATCGCGCTCGGTGCAGCCAATGCAGCTTCCACCTATGCGAGCGCATCCTCCAAACCCTCTCAACCAGCCCGTCACCGGAACTGGGCATTTGACGGCTGGCCGGTTCGACAAATCGAATCCGACCGCTGGAGGATATTCGACTCTAGGTGGCAACGGATAAGCCTCGTGGTTGTACAACCATCGAGGACGGCGTTCTTCATCCAGGTCCAGGGGCACCAATTGAGCCAGATGAAGAAAGACATACGTCAACGTTTCAAGAAATCCTTCGCCAGTGGGAGCACAGCCGGGAACATTGATGATCGGCAATCCGCCTCGGCTTCTGAAATCGCGACCCAGAAAATCCTCCATTCCGCGCGCGCCAATCGGATTTCCATCCGCAGCCATCACGCCTCCCCAGGCGGCACAGCTTCCCATCGCAATCACCGCTTCTGCCTGTGGAGCCAATCGCTCCACCCAATCCGCCGTGGTAATCGCGCGCCCTTCCGCAGAAGTTCCGATTCGCGAAAAACTCCCGTTCCCCGCCAACCGCTCATTGGCAATCGCGCCTTCCAGCACCAGCACATACGGCGACAACTGCCCGGCAGCGGCGCGCTCCAAACTGGCGCGGAACGCATCTCCGTTTTCCATCGCCAGTTCCGGATGCACCAACACCACGCGCGGAGCGTCCGGAACATTTCCCAGAATCAAGTCTTCGATTCCAGGTTCCGACGCGCCGAGCATCGCCATCGTGCAACCGCCATTGCATCCGGCTCCGGAAAGCCAGATCAGATACACTTCTTCGAGCGAGGATAATTCGCTCTGCATATAGCAGCTCCTCTTTCAGCGCAAAAAACTCCTGAACGACTCAAAAAGAACTTCCAACGAACTTCTATGCTTCAGAACTTTTGCTATGTCATCGGCCTTTCTGGAACCGATCCAATTTGACCAAGTGGTAATCCCGCTAACAAGTTGGCGCGGATTATACGCATGGCGTCAACGCGGACGCAACCGAATATCTGCTTTATTCACTATTAGAAACCTACTCCTTTCCACCAATGCCAATACAAAAACGCCCGACACTCCCTTCGTGGAATGCCGGGCGAAATCAAAGAACTTCGAGATGCGGTTTTCGTTTATGGAGCGAAATAACCGGAAATATCAATAACAAGGTCAGTCGTTGATAAAACATACCGCTTGAATGCACCATCAACAGTTCCAAGCCCAACATTAAAGTAGCGGTTGAAAGTTATCCCTTGTGCATAGTTCGAGGTGGCAATCAGAGGGCGTGAGGCAGCGTCACTTGGCCAAAGCGTCAAAAATCCTTGATTAGGAGATAACACAGTGGTGGCATTACCAACCAAAGCCTTTGCGCCGGGAATTGCGCAACTCCCGGCCAATGACTGCAAAAATTCAACGCCTCCCGTCATCGGTGCTTCCGGCATGGTGCAAGCTGATTGCCCCTGACGCGTATCAAGTAATCTATTTGGTGTCAGTGACGTATAAAGTAATCCAGTGCCGTTCACATCATTTGCATCCGGACTGTAGTAGCCCATGATGTCTATCACCAAATCCGTTAAAGCTGTAGTGTAAATCTTGAATTGCCCGGTAGGAGACAAAGCCACAAAAAACGGAGAATTCAGTGGAGGCCCAGTTTGATAATTGCCGGTTGTGATGGGAGGAAGAGCAGCAAGATCAGACCGATACAAGGTCAAATTACCAGCTACATTTTGATTAACCACTGTCGCATTGCCGACCAGCACTTGCGTGCTGGCAGGAATCTGAACGCCGTCACAATTCGTCGTGCCAAGTTGCGTCGTTGTCGAACCTGCGGTGAGTTGCGCATTGGGAGTAAAGCATGCGGTTTGCCCTGCCCGCGTATCCAGCAAGCGCGCGGGATGTGGCAGAGGGTGAAAGTACAACCCTCCTGTTGCAGGCGGAGCAAAGTATCCCGTGATGTCTACTTCTAAATCTGCCGTGGGAACGAGATAAATCTTGAACGCCTTGTCCTGGCCCACCGGATCAAGCCCGACGGTGAACGCATTACCCAACGTGACGCCTGCTTGAAGATTGTTGTTGGAAGCCAGAGGCTGTGACGCATTACTGGGATAAAGAGTAATAAAACCGTTAGCACTTGGATTGTATGCTGTAACCGTTCCCGTCACAGCCCTAGCGGTAGCAGGAATCTCTGAACAAGACCCGGTTACAATCTGCGTCAGCGTTGTACCTCCCAAGACAGGCCCAACAAGAACGGTGCAAGGTGATTGCCCGGATCGTGAATCCAATAATTTCACTGGCGGATTCAGCGGGAAATACATCAATCCATTGCCACTGACGAAAACCGTGTAAGCTCGGCTGCCCTGACACCCATTGCTGGCCGTAGCCATCACCGTGAAGTTAAACACTCCAATTGTGGTCGGAGTGCCTGACAAAACACCGCCGGTTGAAAGCATCAATCCGTTCGGTAATGTACCTGCACTGACGAAGTAATTGTAGGGCGCAGAACCGCCAGTGGCCGTGAGGGTTTGGCTGTAACTGCTTCCGACAAATCCGTTTGCCAAAGCAGATGGATTCACTGTAATCGCTGGACAAGATGTGATCGTGAAGTTCGTATCGGAAATATCAAAAAAGATATTATCCGCCGCCGCAACCTTGATTCGCGCAGTTGAAGTCGCGATATTAGGAACTGTAACTTGCTGTGTGCCGTCGTTCGGAGTGTTGCCCAGCAAGGTTGAAAATGTTTGTCCGCCATCGGTGGAAACCAAAATGTTGACATTGGCGCAATTGACCAAACTGCCTGCGCCGGTTCCGCTGATATTCCAGGTGACAGTTTGCAAACTGCCGCCAGCCCAAGTCACTCCGCTGTTTGGCGAAGTCACACCAAAAGGCCCGGCAGTTCCATCAACTTCAATCCGCATCGAACCATTCGCCACGCCGCCGCGTGTATCGCGCACAGTCGCTCGAAAGTTCATTGCCCGCGCCACTTGCGGCAAGCTTTCTGCTGTTTGCAAAGAGCTGTTCATTGCTGGCGGAGAATTTTGATTATTCAGGATGTATGTCAGGCTGGGGAAAACTCTTGTATAACTTTGGCCATTTTGAACGAGCGTTGGAGTAAAGGGCCGGAAGATTGGACGCGTCGTCAATGTTGCGTCGCCTGCATCCGTGTACGGTGGATTCGCAAAATTACTGCCTCCTACATCTACCTGCTCCCAAGTGTAGGTTAGTAAATCACCATCCGGATCATTCCCTATAGCCGTCAATGCAAACGGCGTTTTCTTCGGAATCACATAATCCGCGCCTGCTTCTACGGTTGGCGGATGATTTCCTAAGCTGGACTGAAGCGTGGCGCAGCTTCCCCCTAACACATTCAAATACCCGATGATTTGTTCAAAGCTGCCTGAATGAAAAAAGTCCGCGCGCCCCGTGGAGACAATTTCATTTCCCAAACAGTTTCCAGCATTCGACATCAGCGTCAATCCGCCGCCCGATTCCCAAGCCGAATCTCCTGTTCTCCCGCCACCGCAAGCAGCATTGTAAGTGTGCGTCGCTCCGAATTGGTGCCCGATTTCGTGAGCAGCCATTGCTATGTTTGATGGAGTGTTCACTGCTCCGCCATTGATCAACACCGCTCCGCCGCCTTTGTATGGTCCGTAAGAATCCGAAGCCGTTTCGCAAACGACACCGACACACGCCGAACCGCTTGTGATCGAACCTGTCCCTAACACCAGCCCCAAGTCATATTCCGCCGCTCCGATTCGATCCCGCAACACGCTTCTGACTTCGTTGACCATCACATCCGCATTGCCATTGGTAAAAGAAATCGGGTTGCCTGACCAGGCAATCACTTGATCGTTCAAGAATGGATTTTGCGGAGTGCTAACCAGCGTTAGACTGATTGAAAGCTCCCGGTCATAGATCATCTGCAACCCTGTCAACAGAGAGTTTAATGCCGCCCTGGCGCCGGGCAATGTCCCGCCGCCGTATTGAGTCGTGAATTCCTGCGTTGTGGCGATTGCAATTTCGTATTCCCGAAATTCCGCACCAACCGAAGAATTGCGCGAATGCATTGGCGTGATTTTGTGAACGACTTTGGATTCATTGACCAGGCACATCGCCGCTTCCGCCGCAGCCGTATAACTCCGGCTGGAATAACTGACGTAATGTTCACGATCTTGTTGTTCAATCGAGTGAATAGCGATCAACTCCACGCCATCCGTGACCATCGCGTGAAATCCCAGCGGAGACAGATCGCACCGCATCGTCAGTAATGGGTTGTCCACTCCCCACCCGCGATAGCTTTTGATGTCGGGCAACTGCGCGGCCAATTCCGCCTTCATCACCGGAGCTTCAACCACCCGAAACCGCTCAAACCCACCACCCGGCATCGGCAACCATAAAACTGTTGCCGACCGTTCCCCGGCTTTTCCAGCTTCCTTTCCGTCTGTTCCGTTATTTCCGTTTGTTCCGTTATCCCCTCTTCTTTCTTCCAAAGGCGCACTCGCCAGCACGGAGCGCAAAGCCGCTTCATCCAACCGAAACACCCGCGCCGATTCCGGCACTCCCGACCGCCCAGCCCATTCTCCCGCCACAGTCCGAGTCCGCTGCCAAATACCATCAACCGATTTTTCCTGCCCACTAATCCCAACAGCCGCGCGAACTCCAAAGCCGAAATGTAACATCGCTATCAGGCCAAACAACCCAAATAACAATCCGGCAACAACCTGTAACCTGTAACCTAACACCTGCCACCTATCAGACACACTTCGACCTGTCAGCATTTCGCCTCGTTTCATGATCCGAACTCCTTTGGGAAAAAGTTGGGCAAGCTGCCAAGCTTGCCCGGCGTCCACTGAAAAGACGCCGTTGATGGAAGCAGAGCAAACTCAGCAGTTTGCCCTACCCTGGCGCGAAGATTTTCAATGGTTCAGAGCGTCACCACAGACAACTTGTCAGCCCACTCTAGACATGTGACTCAAGGAAAGCTGAAGCTGGCATCTGCCATCGCCAATTTGCATCTGCACTGGCAAAAAACATAGCTTCGACAAAGAACATTATTTACCCAATAACCGATTTTTCGGAAACTTGCCCGATACGAACCTTAATTGATTTCTGGGCTTGCGTACCGTATCGGTAACTCGGCCGTCCAGGAAAGTTTGAACTATTACTGCCGTGGCCGTTACTTGAGCACCGAGCCACTGGCTCAATCGTCTATCAGATACCCATTCCCAACAACAACCATTGCTAGCGTCAGTAGGTAATTTTGAGATCAGGTCTGTAGAGATCATCCACGACATCAAAATACCAAATTTCCAGGTCGCGCCCACAC
It encodes:
- a CDS encoding nickel-dependent hydrogenase large subunit; the encoded protein is MTFRSLPIEFDVYGRAHLRDEDAVAPFSVNGDPRIQRALNRERALEKLADNKHVWSFNVSPVTRVAGNMSLHAVVDFEQRRVLDAQIENAQFCGYEMIAKGREPSDAVHIASRARGTSSVAHTVSAAMALEMACGVTPPPLAIIARNLGSCGEVIGESAHHLFVLAGPDYSEAAISRTSLPLWGKAQKTPAPGVEVHGMDTIAEVMRGLNPLSGHLYLESLQMMRLAREIVTVMLGKYPHPSGVVPGGIGVEANKESLNQVLGRVNTLLDYAKKVVAIWDDLVDFFYDAEPRYRRVGELPGNLLSVGLWDDPESYDASYINCNSWSERRMAVPGVMVNGELRTSRLSDINIGIEEFVDHSFYQNWSEQSFQTDPMSGPLSPNHPWNKQTVPAPVERDWRKQYSWAAAPRWDREPMETGALARMWINTVSANQNCEFITTSRRLMEIALPKGQLPPITVRWLIPERPNTLERIRARAYQVAYAGMVAYANLLQGFDYIRRGEVNLSQRFRVPEKTTIGVGFWECGRGAITHHLAIAERRLMNYQIITPTEWMGSPRDAVGVPGIYEAAIMNTPLLEECARSEDLTGVDILRTVRSFDP
- a CDS encoding hydrogenase expression protein HypE, with the translated sequence MQSELSSLEEVYLIWLSGAGCNGGCTMAMLGASEPGIEDLILGNVPDAPRVVLVHPELAMENGDAFRASLERAAAGQLSPYVLVLEGAIANERLAGNGSFSRIGTSAEGRAITTADWVERLAPQAEAVIAMGSCAAWGGVMAADGNPIGARGMEDFLGRDFRSRGGLPIINVPGCAPTGEGFLETLTYVFLHLAQLVPLDLDEERRPRWLYNHEAYPLPPRVEYPPAVGFDLSNRPAVKCPVPVTGWLRGFGGCARIGGSCIGCTERDFVDQYMALARPDPAF
- a CDS encoding nickel-dependent hydrogenase large subunit translates to MVFNNLPIEFDKTGQARMRVVTVADPFGLKLASHPQKTSERERFLQEASNNPHVYRLEIDPLTRASEPLGLKALIDFDKRKVVDARVESTTFGGQELILKDRAPSDAVAIASRLRGQGSGANSIAAAQALEMAYGVTPPPLATIVRSLGAAAELLASHVRHLFLVAGPDYSETAVARTNPSFWLVAQQTSAAGEVFHGFRTVGEIMSALNPFSGNLYREALHLTRTAAEVAALVFGKYPHPSSVFPGGVGIEANRATFQNVLGRINQLVDYSKKIVAVWDDLIEFLYAADPRFQHVGETQANFISSGLWDDPAAYEARFDKCNAWGERRMATPGVIVKGKLRTNKLAEISAGIEEFADHSFFSAWNGHPLKSDPLGVPLSPLHPWNKLTIPVPDAVEWDGTYTWETAPRWDREAMETGALARQWVTAVTGKLKNEFIHVIGSPGKGAGLEIDLPKFQLTATRMVWQIPERANALERIRARAYHVGYCSVVALTYLLKAFDSLQRGETAMSSRFRVPQEALGVGFWEDGQGSLMHYLMIANSQVVNYQIITASGWMSSPQDAFGMPGPYEKAMLSTPLIEDFGRPEEFTGIDLLRAVRSFDP